The following proteins are co-located in the Panthera uncia isolate 11264 chromosome F1, Puncia_PCG_1.0, whole genome shotgun sequence genome:
- the SLAMF6 gene encoding SLAM family member 6 isoform X2, translating to MTEAPRVDTGRRRPPTPVCPAVMLCLLLPLALVSCLGPGNTASQASSTPLMVNGTLGESVTFPLKLPISEDTHSITWLYNGTSITFIQLSNPSDPQIILTNPKWKDRLQFTRNYSLQLSNLTMADAGSYHAQITTQTSTVFSSYKLRIFRPLRNLEVANHTWRSENGTCQIHLACSVGNMNDDNLVGWEVAGSISIREANLTLSWDPKKSSEEKYTCIAENPVSQLSFSVSTQSLCKDFLNDESIGTLWIVPVTIILICLVIVLLVVWRKKYCLCKRAENVNNLEYVSISSGNTVYAHVTHPKRQTSKPTPMKSTDSSTIYSTVHQSKESKPISPRTTALGNVIQVAEGSQQECRKDLASPDPLGKNKHSVVSAWRT from the exons GGAACACAGCTTCACAAGCCAGCTCAACCCCACTGATGGTGAATGGGACTCTGGGGGAGTCGGTAACTTTTCCCTTGAAACTTCCTATATCCGAGGATACTCATTCCATCACCTGGCTTTACAACGGGACATCTATAACCTTCATACAACTAAGCAATCCTTCAGATCCACAGATCATACTGACGAATCCAAAATGGAAAGACCGACTGCAATTCACCAGGAACTACTCCTTACAGCTCAGCAACCTGACAATGGCTGACGCAGGATCTTACCATGCCCAGATAACCACACAAACCTCTACAGTGTTTTCCAGTTACAAGCTGAGGATCTTCA GACCACTGAGGAACTTAGAAGTGGCCAACCACACTTGGCGATCCGAGAATGGGACCTGTCAGATCCACCTGGCCTGCTCTGTGGGGAATATGAATGACGACAACCTAGTAGGGTGGGAGGTCGCAGGAAGCATATCTATAAGAGAAGCCAACCTCACTCTGTCCTGGGACCCCAAGAAGTCCAGCGAAGAGAAGTACACCTGCATAGCTGAGAATCCTGTCAGCCAACTGTCCTTCTCTGTTTCCACCCAGAGTCTCTGCAAAG attttttgaaTGATGAATCCATTGGTACCCTATGGATTGTACCTGTGACTATTATTTTGATATGTCTAGTCATCGTGTTACTTGTTGTTTGGAGGAAGAAATACTGTTTGTGCAAGAGAG CAGAGAACGTGAATAACTTAGAGTATGTCTCCATCTCTTCGGGGAACACCGTGTATGCTCATGTCACTCATCCAAAGAGG CAAACAAGTAAGCCAACGCCTATGAAAAGCACTGATTCCTCCACGATTTACTCCACGGTTCATCAGTCCAAAGAG AGTAAGCCCATTTCTCCCCGGACGACTGCCCTCGGCAACGTCATCCAAGTGGCTGAGGGGTCTCAGCAGGAATGCAGGAAGGACTTGGCTTCTCCCGATCCCTTGGGAAAGAACAAACACAGCGTGGTTTCTGCCTGGAGAACTTGA
- the SLAMF6 gene encoding SLAM family member 6 isoform X1, whose translation MTEAPRVDTGRRRPPTPVCPAVMLCLLLPLALVSCLGPGNTASQASSTPLMVNGTLGESVTFPLKLPISEDTHSITWLYNGTSITFIQLSNPSDPQIILTNPKWKDRLQFTRNYSLQLSNLTMADAGSYHAQITTQTSTVFSSYKLRIFRPLRNLEVANHTWRSENGTCQIHLACSVGNMNDDNLVGWEVAGSISIREANLTLSWDPKKSSEEKYTCIAENPVSQLSFSVSTQSLCKDFLNDESIGTLWIVPVTIILICLVIVLLVVWRKKYCLCKRGIFHFSAQQTQTSAENVNNLEYVSISSGNTVYAHVTHPKRQTSKPTPMKSTDSSTIYSTVHQSKESKPISPRTTALGNVIQVAEGSQQECRKDLASPDPLGKNKHSVVSAWRT comes from the exons GGAACACAGCTTCACAAGCCAGCTCAACCCCACTGATGGTGAATGGGACTCTGGGGGAGTCGGTAACTTTTCCCTTGAAACTTCCTATATCCGAGGATACTCATTCCATCACCTGGCTTTACAACGGGACATCTATAACCTTCATACAACTAAGCAATCCTTCAGATCCACAGATCATACTGACGAATCCAAAATGGAAAGACCGACTGCAATTCACCAGGAACTACTCCTTACAGCTCAGCAACCTGACAATGGCTGACGCAGGATCTTACCATGCCCAGATAACCACACAAACCTCTACAGTGTTTTCCAGTTACAAGCTGAGGATCTTCA GACCACTGAGGAACTTAGAAGTGGCCAACCACACTTGGCGATCCGAGAATGGGACCTGTCAGATCCACCTGGCCTGCTCTGTGGGGAATATGAATGACGACAACCTAGTAGGGTGGGAGGTCGCAGGAAGCATATCTATAAGAGAAGCCAACCTCACTCTGTCCTGGGACCCCAAGAAGTCCAGCGAAGAGAAGTACACCTGCATAGCTGAGAATCCTGTCAGCCAACTGTCCTTCTCTGTTTCCACCCAGAGTCTCTGCAAAG attttttgaaTGATGAATCCATTGGTACCCTATGGATTGTACCTGTGACTATTATTTTGATATGTCTAGTCATCGTGTTACTTGTTGTTTGGAGGAAGAAATACTGTTTGTGCAAGAGAG gcATCTTTCATTTCTCTGCTCAGCAGACCCAGACTTCTG CAGAGAACGTGAATAACTTAGAGTATGTCTCCATCTCTTCGGGGAACACCGTGTATGCTCATGTCACTCATCCAAAGAGG CAAACAAGTAAGCCAACGCCTATGAAAAGCACTGATTCCTCCACGATTTACTCCACGGTTCATCAGTCCAAAGAG AGTAAGCCCATTTCTCCCCGGACGACTGCCCTCGGCAACGTCATCCAAGTGGCTGAGGGGTCTCAGCAGGAATGCAGGAAGGACTTGGCTTCTCCCGATCCCTTGGGAAAGAACAAACACAGCGTGGTTTCTGCCTGGAGAACTTGA